The Streptomyces spinoverrucosus genomic interval CGTTCATCCCGTTCGACGAGCGGGGCGCCCTCATCCGGGACGTGATCCTGCCCGGCTACGAGGCCTGAAGCAGTCCCCGTACGAAAGCGGCCTGTCCGACGTGCTGAAGGTCGTCGGACAGGACGCTCACCAGCCGTACGCCGAGGCTGACCGGCGGATCCCAGCGGTCGTCGACGATTTCTTCGAGGTCCTTGGCGGTCAGCCCGCGCACGAAGCCGAGCGTCTGCTCGTGCACGGCGTCGTAGTAGCCGGTGAGCAGGTCGGGGGAGTCGACGCGCACCTTGGCGACCTTCGCCGAACTGTGCCCGTACCCGGTGTCATGGCGCGGCAGCCCGAGCCCGAAGCGCTTCTCCCAGTCCTGCGCCAGCCAGACCTGGTCGAGCCCGGAGGCGTCGGCGATGTGGTCGTCCTGGACGCGGCTGAGGTGCCAGACCAGCCAGGCGACGGAGTTGGCGGCGGGGCCGGGACGGGCGTTGAGGTCGTCGGCCGAGAGGCCTTCGACGACGGCGTGGACTTCTTCCTGGATGCGGCTGTAGCCGTCGGTGAGGATGTCCTTGGCGTGCATACGTCCCACCATGGCGCATCGCCGGGATTCCCACGACGGCACATCGCCGCGCGTCAGGGGTCGATTCAGCAGCCGCTTCAGGAGTCGCTTCAGTGGTCGCTTCAGGAGTCGAGGAGCGTCATCAGTGCCCGCGCCGCCGGGCTCGTCGCCTCCCGGGGCGGCAGCAGGGCGACCGTCTCGTACACCGCCTCGCCGGTGCCCTTGAGGGGCAGCGCGGTGAGTGAGGCACGCTTGTGGCGGAAGTGGTGCGGTACGACGGCGATGCCCAGGTTCTCGTCCAGCAGGTCGAGCAGGCTGTGCACGTCGTTCACCTCCAGCGCCACTGTCCGCCGTACGCCCGCCCCGGCGAACGCGGCGTCGGTGGCGCGGCGCGGCCCCCAGTCGGGGTGGAAGTCCACGAACACCTCGCCGCC includes:
- a CDS encoding mycothiol transferase, which produces MHAKDILTDGYSRIQEEVHAVVEGLSADDLNARPGPAANSVAWLVWHLSRVQDDHIADASGLDQVWLAQDWEKRFGLGLPRHDTGYGHSSAKVAKVRVDSPDLLTGYYDAVHEQTLGFVRGLTAKDLEEIVDDRWDPPVSLGVRLVSVLSDDLQHVGQAAFVRGLLQAS